The Salinibaculum sp. SYNS191 genome has a window encoding:
- a CDS encoding potassium channel family protein, translating into MDRWQRRTGYYLLVLVALIISYALAYEYGMGAFEDRPRSFLHSLQVVVETFTTTGFGSDAPWTTSFMQLLVISMDVIGTVMIFLALPVFLFPAFEDVLSTTVPSAVDDGLDDHVIVATYTPRADPLVEELDRRGVDSVIVEPDRERSLELYENGYDVVHADPDSVEGLRNANLSEARALVADVSDELDASIVLTAREVSEDVRVVSVVEDPDSTRYHELAGADIVLSPRPLLGERLAEVISTGVTTDLGEGIEVGEDFEIAELLVHHGSPLAGITLAESGLREQTGINVIGAWFRGEFETPMDPTTVLQGGTVLLLTGRESQIESLRGLPESAVREFEAGETLVVGYGQVGQSVVNALAAEDQTYTVLNRNDVPGVDVVGEANDPDALREAGIESARSVILAIPDDTETEFATLVMRDMNRDLDIAARTEEAEAVQKMYRAGSNYVLSLAQVTGRMAASAVLEGEPVASMNHQVTVRRTPAPGLAGRTLAEADVRSRTGCTVVAVERNGDVLTDLGPDFRVVNGDELIIAGTKDGTRTFVDLLG; encoded by the coding sequence ATGGACAGGTGGCAGCGCCGGACGGGATACTATCTGCTCGTCCTGGTCGCGCTCATCATCAGCTACGCCCTCGCCTACGAGTACGGCATGGGTGCCTTCGAGGACCGGCCCCGCTCGTTTCTCCACTCCCTCCAGGTCGTCGTCGAGACGTTCACGACCACCGGCTTCGGCTCCGACGCCCCGTGGACGACCTCCTTCATGCAACTCCTCGTCATCTCGATGGACGTCATCGGAACGGTGATGATATTCCTCGCGCTGCCGGTCTTCCTGTTCCCGGCGTTCGAGGACGTCCTCTCGACGACGGTCCCGTCGGCCGTCGACGATGGGCTAGACGACCACGTCATCGTCGCGACCTACACGCCGCGGGCGGACCCGCTGGTCGAGGAACTCGACAGGCGCGGCGTCGACTCGGTCATCGTCGAACCGGACCGCGAGCGCTCGCTCGAACTCTACGAGAACGGCTACGACGTCGTCCACGCAGACCCGGACTCGGTGGAGGGGCTGCGCAACGCGAACCTCTCGGAAGCGCGCGCGCTGGTCGCGGACGTGTCCGACGAACTCGACGCCAGCATCGTCCTCACCGCCCGCGAGGTCTCCGAGGACGTGCGCGTGGTCAGCGTCGTCGAGGACCCCGACAGCACGCGGTACCACGAACTCGCGGGTGCCGACATCGTCCTCTCGCCGCGCCCGTTGCTGGGCGAGCGCCTCGCGGAGGTCATCTCGACAGGGGTCACGACGGACCTGGGCGAGGGTATCGAGGTCGGAGAGGACTTCGAAATCGCCGAACTGCTGGTCCACCACGGGAGCCCGCTGGCGGGCATCACGCTCGCCGAGAGCGGCCTGCGCGAGCAGACCGGCATCAACGTCATCGGTGCGTGGTTCCGCGGCGAGTTCGAGACGCCGATGGACCCGACGACGGTCCTGCAGGGCGGGACGGTCCTGTTGCTGACCGGCCGCGAGAGCCAGATAGAGTCCCTGCGAGGGTTGCCCGAGTCCGCCGTCCGGGAGTTCGAGGCCGGCGAGACGCTTGTGGTTGGCTACGGGCAGGTCGGACAGTCGGTCGTGAACGCGCTGGCGGCCGAGGACCAGACCTACACCGTTCTCAACCGGAACGACGTGCCCGGCGTGGACGTGGTGGGCGAGGCCAACGACCCGGATGCACTCCGCGAGGCGGGCATCGAGTCCGCGCGGTCGGTCATCCTCGCCATCCCGGACGACACCGAGACGGAGTTCGCCACGCTGGTCATGCGCGACATGAACCGCGACCTCGACATCGCGGCGCGGACTGAGGAAGCCGAGGCGGTCCAGAAGATGTACCGCGCGGGCTCGAACTACGTCCTCTCGCTCGCCCAGGTGACCGGACGCATGGCCGCCTCGGCCGTACTCGAAGGCGAACCCGTCGCCTCGATGAACCACCAGGTGACCGTCCGACGGACCCCCGCACCGGGGCTCGCCGGCCGGACGCTCGCAGAGGCCGACGTCCGCTCGCGGACCGGCTGTACCGTCGTCGCCGTCGAGCGCAACGGCGACGTGCTGACCGACCTCGGTCCGGACTTCCGCGTCGTGAACGGGGACGAACTCATCATCGCAGGAACGAAAGACGGGACCCGCACGTTCGTCGACCTCCTGGGCTGA
- a CDS encoding ATP-binding protein, producing the protein MTFVLGREAGPEAGPTGRLGHYRARDGSAGAPLALDFDGPHAVLVVGKRGYGKSYTLGVVAEGLARTRGIAPVVLDPMGAFGEMAGGVTDPAHDAVPVDVEPDPAVAPASLDPRSWCRLLDLSPESGAGGLVWRAAREATTLDGMRTAVRDADAPATAVRAAVNHLALADSWGVLDADGLSPADLASPSATVVDLSGLDRAPASAVVRAVAEGLYRARVDGSVDRLPWLLLDEAHAFTDGVAAGALRRLLTRGRAPGVSLALATQRPSALPAVAVSQSDLLVAHRLTSQADLDALARARPTYMDTALAEQLPTGTGDVVVVDDATETVHAARVRRRHTPHGGDSPSVREMRGDDTAADHSDL; encoded by the coding sequence GTGACGTTCGTACTCGGCCGCGAGGCGGGACCGGAGGCCGGACCGACCGGGCGACTGGGCCACTACCGGGCGCGGGACGGCAGCGCGGGCGCGCCGCTGGCACTGGACTTCGACGGTCCGCACGCCGTGCTCGTCGTCGGCAAGCGGGGCTACGGCAAGTCCTACACGCTCGGCGTCGTCGCCGAAGGGCTCGCTCGCACGCGCGGCATCGCCCCCGTCGTCCTCGACCCGATGGGCGCCTTCGGGGAGATGGCGGGCGGCGTGACCGACCCGGCACACGACGCCGTCCCCGTCGACGTCGAACCGGACCCGGCCGTCGCCCCCGCCTCGCTCGACCCGCGGTCTTGGTGTCGCCTGCTCGACCTCTCCCCCGAGAGCGGTGCCGGCGGACTGGTCTGGCGGGCCGCACGCGAGGCGACGACGCTCGACGGGATGCGGACGGCAGTCCGCGACGCCGACGCACCCGCGACGGCGGTTCGCGCTGCCGTCAACCACCTCGCGCTCGCCGATTCCTGGGGCGTGCTCGACGCCGACGGCCTGTCTCCCGCCGACCTCGCCAGCCCATCGGCCACCGTCGTGGACCTCTCCGGGCTGGACCGGGCTCCGGCGAGTGCCGTCGTCAGAGCCGTCGCCGAAGGGCTGTATCGCGCTCGCGTCGACGGGAGTGTGGACCGCCTCCCCTGGCTGTTGCTGGACGAGGCGCACGCCTTCACCGACGGCGTCGCGGCGGGTGCACTCCGGCGGCTTCTCACGCGCGGTCGGGCACCCGGGGTCAGTCTCGCACTGGCGACCCAGCGGCCGAGCGCGCTCCCAGCTGTCGCCGTCTCCCAGTCGGACCTGCTCGTCGCGCACCGGCTCACGTCACAGGCCGACCTCGACGCGCTGGCGCGGGCGCGGCCGACGTACATGGACACCGCCCTCGCCGAGCAGTTGCCGACGGGGACCGGCGACGTGGTTGTCGTCGACGACGCGACGGAGACGGTTCACGCCGCGCGGGTTCGCCGCCGGCACACGCCACACGGGGGTGACAGTCCGAGCGTCCGCGAGATGCGGGGAGACGACACCGCAGCCGACCACAGCGACTTGTAA
- a CDS encoding citryl-CoA lyase: MDRQFETALSSHDERSIRVREKDLAGEVMDELDFAAALFYLWTGEEPTEAEHRLVDAILTSLMVHGTTPSSIAARMTATAAPEAPQAAIASGISAVGSRFAGPMKECSEQLADLAAADDTDAAVDSFVAATLESGEYFPGIGHPELDPVDPRAERLFDIAEEEGLAGEHTAVLRKVREAFEDATGRDLLVNVTGAIAALTADVGLSPTAARGLAVVSRAAGVTGEVLEEQERPIGMDIWAAVDSNTTPPRED; encoded by the coding sequence ATGGACAGACAGTTCGAGACGGCACTCTCCAGCCACGACGAGCGCTCGATTCGCGTCCGCGAGAAGGACCTCGCCGGCGAGGTCATGGACGAACTCGACTTCGCCGCCGCGCTGTTCTACCTCTGGACCGGCGAGGAACCGACCGAGGCCGAGCACCGACTGGTCGACGCCATCCTCACCTCGCTGATGGTCCACGGGACGACGCCCTCGTCTATCGCCGCGCGGATGACGGCCACAGCCGCCCCGGAGGCACCGCAGGCGGCCATCGCCAGCGGCATCTCCGCCGTCGGCTCGCGTTTCGCGGGCCCGATGAAGGAGTGTTCGGAGCAACTGGCCGACCTGGCCGCGGCCGACGACACCGACGCCGCCGTCGACTCGTTCGTCGCCGCGACGCTGGAGTCGGGCGAGTACTTCCCCGGCATCGGCCACCCGGAACTGGACCCGGTCGACCCGCGGGCAGAACGGCTGTTCGACATCGCAGAGGAGGAGGGATTGGCCGGCGAGCACACCGCCGTCCTGCGGAAGGTCCGCGAGGCGTTCGAGGACGCGACCGGCCGGGACCTGCTCGTCAACGTCACCGGTGCCATCGCCGCGCTGACCGCGGACGTCGGCCTCTCGCCGACTGCCGCCCGCGGGCTGGCGGTCGTCAGCCGCGCCGCGGGCGTCACGGGCGAGGTCCTCGAAGAACAGGAGCGACCCATCGGGATGGACATCTGGGCGGCCGTCGACAGCAACACGACGCCGCCCCGGGAGGACTAG
- a CDS encoding redox-regulated ATPase YchF, with translation MSYKIGLVGKPSVGKSTFLNAATMNDVPEGAYPFTTIDPSVGEAYVRVDCAAPEFDHSCTPNHGYCADGTRFVPTQLVDVAGLVPGAHEGKGLGNQFLTDLNEADVLIHVVDFTGETDLEGEPTEDHDPREDIDFLEGELDMWYLDILEKGIERYRSGYHGEEKAIEADLAEQMSAFGISEQEIKQVVLSLDLELDPDAWDGDDREALAREIRVRTKPMVIAANKMDTEAARENWATITADPEYEHLTFVPVSAHAEKALKNGAEQGVLDYRPGDEDFAVTADLPEEKAAGLEQIREFVTAYGGTGVQQALETALFEELEAIAIFPGARKPQDDGTFLQDCFVLPDGATAEEFAYFLHTDIGEGFLHAHDVRSGRQIGADTELDHRDVVEITTTN, from the coding sequence ATGAGCTACAAGATCGGACTCGTCGGCAAGCCCTCCGTCGGCAAGTCCACCTTCCTCAACGCGGCGACGATGAACGACGTGCCGGAGGGCGCGTACCCGTTCACGACTATCGACCCGTCTGTCGGCGAGGCGTACGTCCGCGTCGACTGTGCCGCCCCGGAGTTCGACCACTCCTGTACGCCCAACCACGGCTACTGCGCGGACGGGACCCGGTTCGTTCCGACGCAACTCGTCGACGTCGCCGGCCTCGTCCCCGGTGCCCACGAAGGCAAGGGCCTGGGCAACCAGTTCCTGACCGACCTCAACGAGGCGGACGTGCTGATTCACGTCGTCGACTTCACCGGCGAGACGGACCTGGAGGGCGAACCGACCGAGGACCACGACCCACGCGAGGACATCGACTTCCTCGAAGGGGAACTGGACATGTGGTACCTCGACATCCTGGAGAAGGGCATCGAGCGCTACCGCTCGGGCTACCACGGCGAGGAGAAGGCAATCGAGGCGGACCTGGCCGAGCAGATGTCGGCGTTCGGGATTTCCGAGCAGGAAATCAAACAGGTCGTCCTCTCGCTGGACCTGGAACTGGACCCGGACGCCTGGGACGGCGACGACCGGGAAGCGCTCGCCCGCGAAATTCGCGTTCGGACGAAGCCGATGGTCATCGCGGCGAACAAGATGGACACCGAGGCCGCGCGCGAGAACTGGGCGACCATCACCGCAGACCCCGAGTACGAGCACCTGACGTTCGTGCCCGTCTCCGCACACGCCGAGAAGGCCCTGAAGAACGGTGCCGAGCAGGGCGTCCTCGACTACCGACCCGGCGACGAGGACTTCGCGGTGACCGCCGACCTCCCCGAGGAGAAGGCGGCCGGTCTCGAACAGATACGGGAGTTCGTCACCGCCTACGGCGGGACCGGCGTCCAGCAGGCACTGGAGACGGCGCTGTTCGAGGAACTCGAGGCCATCGCCATCTTCCCTGGCGCGCGCAAGCCACAGGACGACGGCACCTTCCTGCAGGACTGTTTCGTCCTGCCCGACGGCGCGACCGCAGAGGAGTTCGCCTACTTCCTGCACACGGACATCGGCGAGGGCTTCCTCCACGCCCACGACGTCCGCTCGGGCCGGCAAATCGGAGCCGACACCGAACTCGACCACCGCGACGTCGTCGAGATTACGACGACGAACTAG
- a CDS encoding helix-turn-helix domain-containing protein, whose protein sequence is MGKLDDVPTDRLREELAAAESAKAAKRVMVALAYKDGVSVTALADRYGIATSTLYHWLDRFEQRPVDDAASDDRRPGRPSKLADEERAAVEAATAEPPTAVGYNVGKWSPELLQQYIEEEFGTTYSADYLRTRFDGWLEDD, encoded by the coding sequence ATGGGAAAGCTCGACGACGTCCCGACTGACCGCCTCCGCGAGGAACTGGCGGCCGCCGAGAGCGCGAAGGCGGCAAAGCGGGTGATGGTCGCGCTGGCGTACAAAGACGGCGTGTCGGTGACAGCGCTGGCCGACCGGTACGGCATCGCCACGTCGACGCTGTACCACTGGCTCGACCGCTTCGAGCAGCGGCCGGTCGACGACGCGGCGAGCGACGACAGGCGCCCCGGCCGACCGAGCAAACTCGCAGACGAGGAGCGCGCTGCCGTCGAAGCGGCCACTGCCGAGCCGCCGACTGCGGTTGGATACAACGTCGGCAAGTGGTCGCCGGAACTCCTCCAGCAATACATCGAGGAGGAGTTCGGAACGACGTACTCGGCGGACTACCTCCGGACGCGCTTCGACGGGTGGCTGGAGGACGACTGA
- the rdfA gene encoding rod-determining factor RdfA: MADNTASPHTNYKVGKVLSEYDLLDLHAELPDLWLGESGEATSLRDLADEINIAVLRQAMERAGTDPLEGEAENAYRLLTDDDVSAGVRTQQRNRLERAGIDVDQLQSDFVTHQAVYTYLTNGLGVSKETTDETEPLEKHEERIQRLRSRTVAVMENSLSELREAGHLSLGSFDTIVDLRVYCQDCETQYDLGELLRRGGCDCEREDT; the protein is encoded by the coding sequence ATGGCAGATAACACGGCCAGTCCGCACACCAACTACAAGGTGGGTAAAGTCCTCTCGGAGTACGACCTGCTCGACCTCCACGCGGAGTTGCCCGACCTGTGGCTGGGGGAGTCGGGGGAGGCGACGAGTCTCCGCGACCTCGCCGACGAGATCAACATCGCGGTGCTGCGCCAGGCGATGGAGCGCGCAGGCACGGACCCACTGGAGGGCGAGGCGGAGAACGCATACCGGCTGCTCACCGACGACGACGTCAGCGCCGGCGTCCGGACCCAGCAGCGCAACCGGCTGGAACGTGCGGGCATCGACGTCGACCAGTTGCAGAGCGACTTCGTGACCCACCAGGCCGTCTACACGTACCTCACGAACGGCCTCGGCGTCTCGAAGGAGACCACCGACGAGACGGAACCCCTGGAGAAACACGAGGAACGCATCCAGCGACTCCGCAGCAGAACCGTCGCCGTCATGGAGAACTCGCTGTCGGAACTCCGCGAGGCCGGTCACCTCTCGCTGGGCTCGTTCGACACCATCGTCGACCTTCGGGTCTACTGCCAGGACTGCGAGACGCAGTACGACCTGGGCGAACTGCTCCGTCGCGGCGGGTGCGACTGCGAGCGCGAGGACACCTAG
- a CDS encoding archaea-specific SMC-related protein, with product MESRNVAKGAVRLEAENIGGIERTEVTFDPGVTILTGRNATNRTSFLQAIMAGLGSDQVSLKGDADGGSVSLQIGDTEYTRDLTRQAGGISFGGDPYLEDSRLADLFGFLLESNEARRTVALEEDLRDIIMDPVDADAIQAEIRKLKSQREEIKRQIEERESLKGKLPELEEKRVDLGDQIEEKEAELEEKRQELEERSTDAEEARAEQTELEEKMQSLQQTRSQLETTEFRLESQEESLDSLRTEREDLESRYEDLQEDGTDDLDAISSEISRLRDQKQRLESELSKLQNVIQFNEEMLDGTSQDIAAALRGEDTSESVTDQLLDDQDATVCWTCGTEVDQEAIEDTLARLRELRQSKYTDQSDIEDELDDLKERRSAVESAQQRREKVKRQLADVRAEIEERESKLSDLEDQREELTADIDRLEDEIATLEEQDRSEVLDVHREVNELDLDIERLEDERDRVASEIADIEEQIEEIEPLEEQREGLTEQLTELRTRIDRIEEEAVEAFNDHMDTVLDILDYENLDRIWVERAETDAREGRRKVTKTEFRLHVVRSTADGVTYEDDFAHLSESEREVTGLVFALAGYLAHDVYNEVPFILLDSLEAIDSGRIAALVEYMGEYADYLVVALLEEDAEALDEDYQRVTDI from the coding sequence ATGGAATCAAGAAACGTCGCGAAAGGAGCGGTTCGTCTCGAAGCCGAGAACATCGGCGGCATCGAACGGACCGAGGTCACCTTCGACCCCGGCGTGACGATATTGACTGGACGGAACGCGACGAACAGAACGTCGTTCCTGCAGGCGATTATGGCCGGTCTCGGCAGCGACCAGGTATCGCTCAAGGGCGACGCCGACGGCGGGAGCGTCTCGCTGCAAATCGGCGACACGGAGTACACCCGCGACCTCACGCGGCAGGCCGGTGGCATCTCCTTCGGTGGCGACCCCTACCTGGAGGACTCGCGGCTCGCGGACCTCTTCGGGTTCCTGCTGGAGTCCAACGAGGCCCGGCGCACGGTCGCGCTCGAAGAGGACCTCCGGGACATCATCATGGACCCGGTCGACGCAGACGCGATTCAGGCGGAGATACGCAAGCTCAAGTCCCAGCGCGAGGAGATAAAGCGCCAGATAGAGGAACGCGAATCCCTGAAGGGGAAACTCCCGGAACTCGAGGAAAAGCGCGTCGACCTGGGTGACCAGATCGAGGAGAAGGAGGCGGAACTCGAAGAGAAACGGCAGGAACTGGAGGAGCGGTCGACGGACGCCGAGGAGGCGCGCGCCGAGCAGACGGAACTCGAAGAGAAGATGCAGTCCCTCCAGCAGACCCGCTCGCAGCTCGAAACCACCGAATTCCGGCTGGAGAGCCAGGAGGAGAGCCTCGACTCGCTCCGGACCGAGCGCGAGGACCTCGAATCGCGGTACGAGGACCTCCAGGAGGACGGGACGGACGACCTCGACGCCATCTCCTCGGAGATCAGCCGGCTGCGCGACCAGAAACAGCGCCTGGAGTCCGAACTGAGCAAGCTCCAGAACGTCATCCAGTTCAACGAGGAGATGCTCGACGGGACCAGCCAGGACATCGCTGCCGCGCTCAGGGGCGAGGACACCAGCGAGTCGGTGACCGACCAGCTGCTCGACGACCAGGACGCCACCGTCTGCTGGACCTGCGGGACGGAGGTCGACCAGGAGGCAATCGAGGACACCCTCGCCCGCCTGCGCGAACTGCGCCAGTCGAAGTACACGGACCAGAGCGACATCGAGGACGAACTCGACGACCTGAAGGAGCGCCGGTCGGCCGTCGAGTCCGCACAGCAGCGCCGCGAGAAGGTCAAGCGCCAGCTCGCCGACGTGCGCGCCGAAATCGAGGAGCGGGAGTCGAAACTGTCGGACCTGGAAGACCAGCGCGAGGAGCTAACTGCGGACATCGACCGCCTCGAAGACGAGATAGCGACGCTCGAAGAGCAGGACCGCTCGGAGGTCCTCGACGTTCACCGCGAAGTCAACGAACTCGACCTGGATATCGAGCGGTTGGAGGACGAGCGCGACCGCGTCGCGAGCGAGATAGCGGATATCGAGGAACAAATCGAGGAAATCGAGCCCCTGGAGGAGCAACGCGAGGGGCTGACCGAGCAACTGACGGAACTTCGGACCCGTATCGACCGCATCGAGGAGGAGGCCGTCGAGGCGTTCAACGACCACATGGACACCGTTCTCGACATCCTCGACTACGAGAACCTCGACCGTATCTGGGTCGAACGCGCCGAGACCGATGCTCGCGAGGGTCGCCGGAAGGTCACGAAGACGGAGTTCAGACTCCACGTCGTCCGTTCGACTGCCGACGGCGTCACCTACGAGGACGACTTCGCACACCTGAGCGAGAGCGAACGGGAGGTCACGGGGCTCGTCTTCGCGCTTGCGGGCTACCTCGCCCACGACGTCTACAACGAGGTACCCTTCATTCTGCTCGACTCGCTGGAGGCCATCGACTCCGGGCGCATCGCCGCGCTCGTCGAGTACATGGGCGAGTACGCCGACTACCTCGTCGTCGCCCTCCTGGAAGAGGACGCCGAAGCGCTCGACGAGGACTACCAGCGCGTCACCGACATCTGA
- a CDS encoding IclR family transcriptional regulator, with protein sequence MGTDTTIRSDERMLDIIEALKEHTTAGVTELAEALDMPKSTVHVHLSTLRERGYVVQDDAHQYRLSLRFLDMGMMVRETQEMYEEVLPRLDELADETEEKVWWTVEENGKAVFLANSVGSHAIRTNARIGQHIDLYRLAAGKAILANLSEERRREILDSYEYPLPGFQSREDLADELADIRERGVAYGTEQFLRGVAGVGAPLRDNSGNVYGAISVSGPADRLDSDRLENELSDLVRGVSGELRVNLSYR encoded by the coding sequence ATGGGAACAGACACCACGATACGCTCGGACGAACGGATGCTCGACATCATCGAGGCGCTGAAAGAGCACACCACGGCGGGCGTGACGGAGCTGGCGGAGGCCCTCGACATGCCGAAAAGCACCGTCCACGTCCACCTCTCGACGCTGCGGGAGCGGGGCTACGTCGTGCAGGACGACGCCCACCAGTACCGGCTGAGTCTCCGGTTTCTGGACATGGGGATGATGGTGCGGGAGACCCAGGAGATGTACGAGGAGGTGCTGCCGAGACTCGACGAACTGGCCGACGAGACAGAGGAGAAGGTGTGGTGGACCGTCGAGGAGAACGGCAAGGCCGTCTTCCTCGCGAACTCCGTGGGCAGTCACGCCATCCGCACCAACGCGCGCATCGGCCAGCACATCGACCTCTACCGCCTCGCCGCCGGGAAGGCGATTCTCGCCAACCTCTCGGAGGAGCGACGCCGGGAGATACTCGACAGCTACGAGTATCCCCTCCCGGGCTTCCAGAGCCGGGAGGACCTGGCGGACGAACTCGCCGACATCCGCGAGCGCGGGGTCGCCTACGGCACCGAGCAGTTCCTCCGGGGCGTCGCCGGCGTCGGCGCACCGCTGCGGGACAACTCCGGAAACGTCTACGGTGCCATCAGCGTCTCCGGGCCGGCCGACCGCCTCGACAGCGACCGGCTGGAGAACGAACTCTCCGACCTGGTCCGTGGTGTCTCCGGGGAACTGCGGGTCAATCTCTCCTACCGGTAG
- a CDS encoding universal stress protein yields the protein MKDVLLGIDQSVERSVTLAETVLDLFDTENVQVYLLHDFVDNPEGASVTQVDSVKRAQELFEEEGVDTELREGSGDPAQSIIETAEDLDADAICVAGRKRSPAGKMLFGSVTQKVILNSERPVLTCSTSG from the coding sequence ATGAAGGACGTACTACTCGGCATCGACCAGAGCGTCGAGCGGTCGGTCACGCTGGCGGAGACAGTACTGGACCTCTTCGACACGGAGAACGTACAGGTGTACCTGCTGCACGACTTCGTCGACAATCCGGAGGGCGCATCCGTGACGCAGGTCGACTCGGTCAAGCGGGCACAGGAACTGTTCGAGGAGGAAGGGGTCGACACCGAACTGCGCGAGGGGAGCGGTGACCCGGCACAGTCCATCATCGAGACGGCCGAGGACCTCGATGCGGACGCCATCTGCGTCGCGGGGCGCAAGCGCTCGCCCGCCGGCAAGATGCTCTTTGGCAGCGTGACACAGAAGGTCATCCTGAACTCCGAGCGGCCCGTTCTCACCTGCAGCACGTCGGGATAA
- a CDS encoding ABC transporter ATP-binding protein produces MSDPLLSLEDVRAGYDLTEVLQGVTMDVERGEVISLVGRNGVGKTTTLRSIVGNLTPTAGTITFDGDDITTLRTEETIRKGITFVPEERRIFPGLTVRENIEMGMIGVDASDGPSVDEVIDMFENLREREHSDGSVLSGGEQQMLAIARALIADPDLLLLDEPTEGLAPYIVRQIEDIIADLNDQGITVLVVEQNIPVALDVSDYTYILEKGHIVHEGPASDVRDNEDVLNKHLGVGMAD; encoded by the coding sequence ATGAGTGACCCGCTGCTCTCGCTGGAGGACGTCCGCGCCGGCTACGACCTGACAGAGGTGTTGCAGGGCGTCACGATGGACGTCGAACGCGGCGAGGTCATCTCGCTGGTCGGCCGCAACGGCGTCGGCAAGACGACGACGCTGCGCTCCATCGTCGGCAACCTGACGCCGACGGCAGGCACGATTACCTTCGACGGCGACGACATCACGACGCTGCGTACGGAGGAGACAATCCGGAAGGGCATCACGTTCGTCCCGGAGGAGCGGCGCATCTTCCCCGGGCTGACCGTGCGCGAGAACATCGAGATGGGGATGATAGGCGTCGACGCGAGCGACGGGCCCTCCGTGGACGAGGTCATCGACATGTTCGAGAACCTCCGCGAACGCGAACACAGCGACGGGTCCGTGCTCTCCGGCGGCGAACAGCAGATGCTCGCCATCGCGCGGGCGCTCATCGCCGACCCCGACCTCCTCCTGCTGGACGAGCCGACGGAGGGGCTGGCCCCCTACATCGTCAGGCAGATAGAGGACATCATCGCGGACCTGAACGACCAGGGAATCACCGTGCTCGTCGTCGAGCAGAACATCCCGGTCGCGCTGGACGTCTCCGACTACACCTACATCCTGGAGAAGGGCCACATCGTCCACGAGGGCCCCGCGTCGGACGTCCGCGACAACGAGGACGTGCTCAACAAGCACCTCGGCGTCGGGATGGCCGACTGA
- a CDS encoding ABC transporter ATP-binding protein, producing the protein MTESILRTEGLTKRFGELTAVDHVDLEVERGEFRSVIGPNGAGKTTTFNLITGALTPTEGSVEFDGQEITGMAPHNRVRRGLGRSFQITNVFGGLTVRENVRLAAQSVHDDDISASDAMFRDKDSFDDISEHTTEVLEQIGLREREDELAETMAYGDKRRLEIGLVLATDPKLVMLDEPTAGMSSEETRETMDLIADVLSDQSLMLIEHDIDLVMRVSDVITVLTRGQVLASGSPEEIAANEDVRDAYLGGARE; encoded by the coding sequence ATGACTGAGTCAATCCTCCGGACGGAGGGACTGACCAAGCGCTTCGGCGAACTGACCGCCGTCGACCACGTCGACCTCGAAGTGGAGAGAGGCGAGTTCCGCAGCGTCATCGGTCCGAACGGGGCCGGCAAGACGACCACGTTCAACCTCATCACCGGTGCGCTCACGCCCACCGAGGGCAGCGTCGAGTTCGACGGCCAGGAGATAACGGGAATGGCCCCGCACAACCGGGTCCGGCGCGGACTCGGCCGCTCGTTCCAGATTACCAACGTCTTCGGCGGGCTGACCGTCCGCGAGAACGTCCGCCTGGCCGCGCAGTCGGTCCACGACGACGACATCAGCGCGAGCGACGCGATGTTTCGCGACAAGGACTCCTTCGACGACATCAGCGAGCACACGACGGAAGTGCTGGAGCAGATCGGCCTGCGCGAACGCGAGGACGAACTCGCGGAGACGATGGCCTACGGCGACAAGCGCCGGCTCGAAATCGGGCTGGTGCTGGCGACAGACCCCAAGCTCGTGATGCTCGACGAACCCACCGCGGGCATGAGCAGCGAGGAGACGCGGGAGACGATGGACCTCATCGCCGACGTGCTCTCCGACCAGTCGCTGATGCTCATCGAACACGACATCGACCTCGTGATGCGCGTCTCGGACGTCATCACCGTCCTGACGCGAGGGCAGGTGCTCGCGAGCGGGAGTCCCGAGGAAATCGCTGCAAACGAGGACGTGCGCGACGCCTACCTGGGAGGTGCACGGGAATGA